In Drosophila yakuba strain Tai18E2 chromosome X, Prin_Dyak_Tai18E2_2.1, whole genome shotgun sequence, a single genomic region encodes these proteins:
- the LOC6526033 gene encoding uncharacterized protein LOC6526033, with product MPKHTPYTWRQPDFPGDESDLSWKDPTLLVICQNADVAEAMKPLLRSLKQPFAAGLVVSVFVHETMRDSFCDQVRSSMEPMHHQAANHANYVKAVEMVNCLKAEVVCLLTPDDIRFRYKMSNASPVIVCEFDHSFFGGSRPSSVVTMHTFRNATELPRLLATERVPFVSAAIWGRQMATVYEAALQLDISVVYINCQGISLTPIKSYLEAGKPHVVMAQYHHFEVILHGGKHRAIVYPAVVLWEPPIRASAGSEEKSDAELYSGEAKPS from the coding sequence ATGCCCAAACACACTCCGTACACATGGCGCCAACCGGATTTTCCCGGCGATGAAAGCGATCTGTCCTGGAAGGATCCCACCCTGCTGGTCATCTGCCAGAATGCCGATGTGGCAGAGGCGATGAAGCCGCTCCTGCGCTCCCTGAAGCAACCCTTTGCTGCTGGCCTGGTGGTCAGTGTGTTTGTCCACGAGACGATGAGGGATTCGTTTTGTGACCAAGTGCGCAGCTCCATGGAACCGATGCACCACCAGGCGGCCAACCACGCCAACTATGTGAAGGCAGTGGAAATGGTTAATTGCCTCAAAGCGGAAGTGGTCTGCTTGCTGACGCCGGACGACATTCGTTTCCGGTACAAAATGTCCAACGCTTCGCCGGTTATTGTATGCGAATTCGATCACAGTTTCTTTGGCGGATCGCGGCCCAGTTCGGTGGTGACTATGCACACTTTTCGCAATGCCACCGAGTTACCCCGCCTCTTGGCCACCGAACGTGTGCCATTTGTAAGTGCCGCCATTTGGGGCAGGCAAATGGCCACCGTTTATGAGGCGGCATTGCAGCTGGACATCTCGGTGGTCTACATCAACTGCCAGGGAATATCCCTTACTCCCATCAAGAGCTACCTCGAGGCCGGGAAGCCGCACGTGGTGATGGCCCAGTATCACCATTTCGAGGTGATTCTCCACGGCGGCAAGCATCGGGCTATCGTGTATCCGGCTGTGGTACTCTGGGAGCCACCAATCCGGGCATCGGCGGGATCGGAGGAAAAGTCCGATGCGGAGTTATATAGCGGTGAGGCAAAGCCAAGCTAG
- the LOC6526032 gene encoding aminopeptidase N, whose translation MHLSYLPILTALFFHPQADGSAVSRLPQWVVPLHYSVDIVTRINQPYQPFGGTVVIDLRSERSTNKIVLNAHDLAIGKQRAVTLSIKDGNSVPISSIKMDIKLSRLTVYVKRSLQINITYSLRVAFTSVLRGDNTGFYSSNYVDHNTTLTQWLAATQFEPNHAREAFPCFDDPIFRTPFKINLAHPHMYRALSNMPVQRTIRHANLKDFVWTQFVESHPMQTYLVAFVIGKFDRPGFTSSERPDCPISTWARPDALSQTKFANMVVAPLLSFYEELFNSTYRPKKIDLVALPDYAFKSKESWGMPTFTEESLLYDSQRSSMDDQQGVARAVAMMVVNQWFGNLVSIPWWHEIWLKNAFALYLSRFGVHTLRPEWDYQERHALKLYLSVLDYDAHVNTDLVTASVPDESQIWAAYNEIGERKAAVLFEMLHRVMGEGAWLTALRRYLVIYANRTATSADFWNLLQLQVDRNGRLGKGLNITRIMNCWLGQPGYPLLTVTRNYEHRTAVVSQQRFFITPQFRNRWSMHPCWWVPLSYTCPSCQNSDSSSSISRWLTCPISKASGRSSSVLLDRLESGPNDWILINVQHSAPVRVNYDPYNWQLLNKTLADPIKFRLIHRVNRAQLVDDLFSLAWSGDIEYDMALGILGYLEHEDEFVVWAATETNFERINNVAKRSPNYLIYKTFMRHLLEQQFKRLLSSDMTSSLGNMTHRAVIIRLACEYELPACVSLARREFMRGTPTVDGWMTIRERETVVCTAVKFGTEGDRDTVESMYKRSNFAAEKESLLTALACSRNVFALQKVLIWTFESSGVRKQNARRTFKAVVSNSMGYRLAKKYVSANMQSIRNFCSNSTDKVVNLMRPLIECMSTPKDMLFFSKFFKEILRDMNGSDRLIKILLERGNDNIHWRRTKFSPMLQAIRDIILWRSRSNSKNI comes from the exons ATGCACTTGAGCTACCTGCCAATACTCACCGCCCTGTTTTTCCACCCACAAGCCGACGGCAGCGCTGTCAGTCGCCTCCCACAGTGGGTGGTACCGCTTCACTATAGCGTTGATATCGTGACGCGTATCAATCAACCCTATCAACCATTCGGCGGCACTGTGGTTATTGATCTACGGTCGGAGAGATCCACCAATAAAATAGTGCTAAATGCCCACGATTTGGCTATTGGCAAGCAAAGGGCGGTGACCCTGTCCATCAAGGATGGCAACTCGGTGCCGATTAGCAGCATAAAGATGGACATTAAACTTAGTCGGCTGACGGTGTACGTGAAGAGATCTCTGCAGATCAACATCACGTACTCATTGCGGGTGGCATTTACTAGTGTTTTGAGAGGTGACAACACGGGTTTCTATAGCAGCAACTATGTGGATCATAATACCACTTTAACCCAATGGCTGGCGGCCACCCAATTCGAACCGAACCACGCCCGCGAGGCATTCCCCTGCTTCGATGATCCCATATTCCGGACACCCTTCAAGATCAATCTGGCCCATCCGCATATGTATCGCGCTCTGTCCAACATGCCCGTCCAGCGGACCATTCGCCA CGCCAACCTGAAGGACTTTGTGTGGACGCAGTTCGTCGAGAGCCATCCAATGCAGACGTACCTGGTGGCCTTCGTGATCGGCAAGTTCGACAGGCCGGGCTTCACCTCCAGCGAGCGACCGGATTGTCCCATTAGCACGTGGGCTCGTCCGGATGCACTGTCGCAAACGAAGTTCGCCAACATGGTGGTGGCACCGTTGCTCTCCTTCTACGAGGAGCTCTTCAACAGTACCTATCGGCCGAAGAAGATCGATTTGGTGGCACTGCCCGATTACGCCTTTAAGTCGAAGGAGAGCTGGGGCATGCCCACCTTCACGGAGGAATCCCTATTGTACGATAGCCAGCGGAGTTCCATGGACGATCAACAGGGCGTGGCACGGGCGGTGGCCATGATGGTGGTGAATCAGTGGTTTGGCAACCTGGTCTCCATACCCTGGTGGCATGAGATCTGGCTGAAGAACGCCTTTGCGCTGTATCTCTCGCGTTTTGGTGTGCACACACTGCGTCCGGAGTGGGATTACCAGGAGCGGCACGCCCTGAAGCTATACCTCTCCGTCCTCGACTACGATGCCCATGTGAACACGGATCTGGTGACGGCATCCGTGCCCGATGAGAGCCAAATTTGGGCGGCGTACAATGAGATTGGGGAGCGCAAGGCGGCCGTGCTCTTCGAGATGCTGCACCGCGTCATGGGCGAAGGGGCGTGGCTGACGGCATTGCGTCGCTATCTGGTGATCTATGCCAATCGCACCGCCACATCCGCCGACTTTTGGAACCTATTGCAACTGCAGGTGGATCGCAATGGACGCCTGGGCAAGGGCCTGAATATCACGAGGATCATGAATTGCTGGCTAGGGCAACCGGGTTATCCACTGCTCACCGTCACCCGGAACTACGAGCATCGTACGGCTGTCGTGAGTCAACAGCGTTTCTTCATCACTCCGCAGTTCCGGAACCGCTGGTCAATGCATCCCTGCTGGTGGGTTCCGCTCAGCTATACGTGCCCCAGTTGCCAAAACTCGGATAGCAGCTCCTCCATCAGCCGCTGGCTCACCTGTCCGATCTCTAAGGCTTCGGGTAGATCCAGTAGCGTTCTACTGGACAGACTGGAGTCGGGGCCCAACGACTGGATACTGATCAACGTGCAACACTCGGCTCCAGTTCGCGTGAACTATGACCCCTACAACTGGCAGCTGCTGAACAAAACGCTCGCTGATCCCATAAAGTTTCGCCTCATCCATCGTGTTAACCGCGCCCAGCTGGTCGACGATCTATTTAGTTTGGCCTGGAGCGGCGATATCGAGTATGACATGGCCCTGGGCATACTCGGCTATCTGGAGCACGAGGACGAATTCGTGGTCTGGGCAGCCACCGAGACCAACTTCGAGCGCATCAACAACGTGGCCAAGAGGAGCCCAAACTATCTGATCTATAAG ACCTTCATGCGTCACCTGCTGGAGCAGCAGTTCAAGCGGTTGCTATCCTCGGACATGACCAGCTCCTTGGGGAACATGACCCATCGCGCCGTCATCATCAGGCTGGCCTGCGAGTACGAGCTGCCCGCCTGTGTGAGTCTCGCTCGTCGGGAATTCATGAGGGGAACGCCGACGGTGGACGGATGGATGACCATCCGCGAGCGGGAAACGGTCGTCTGCACGGCGGTCAAGTTTGGCACGGAAGGCGACCGTGATACCGTGGAATCGATGTACAAGCGCTCCAACTTTGCCGCCGAGAAGGAATCGCTATTGACCGCTTTGGCCTGTTCGCGGAATGTCTTCGCCCTGCAAAAGGTCCTCATATGGACATTTGAGAGCTCGGGTGTGCGAAAGCAAAACGCCAGGCGAACCTTCAAGGCTGTGGTCTCCAACTCCATGGGCTATCGCTTGGCCAAGAAGTACGTGTCCGCCAACATGCAAAGCATACGCAACTT TTGTAGCAACTCCACCGACAAGGTTGTTAATCTCATGAGACCGCTGATCGAATGCATGTCCACTCCGAAGGATATGCTCTTCTTTAGCAAGTTCTTCAAGGAGATCCTGCGCGACATGAACGGCAGTGACCGGCTCATCAAGATCCTGCTGGAACGGGGCAACGATAACATCCACTGGCGGCGCACCAAGTTCAGCCCCATGTTGCAGGCCATTCGGGACATAATCCTTTGGCGAAGTCGGTCCAATTCGAAAAACATATAA